In Meriones unguiculatus strain TT.TT164.6M chromosome 17, Bangor_MerUng_6.1, whole genome shotgun sequence, a single window of DNA contains:
- the Wiz gene encoding protein Wiz isoform X12 produces MAEVAFLMGSPILASAKPSPVPPPPPIGSAAVANFDPGTFSLMRCDFCGAGFDTRAGLSSHARAHLRDFGITNWELTISPINILQELLATSAAELPPSPVGHEPGGPPGSFLTSRRPCFPLTVPFPPTWAEDPGPVYGDAQSLTTCEVCGACFETRKGLSSHARSHLRQLGVAESESSGAPIDLLYELVKQKGLPDAPLGLAPSLTKKSNSPKELVAGAARPGLLSLAKPLDAPPVNKAIKSPPGFSTKGLAHPSSSPLLKKAPLTLAGSPTPKNPEDKSPQLSLSPRPTSPKAQWPQSEDEGPLNLTLDSDGGRELDCQLCGAWFETRKGLSSHARAHLRHLGVSDPDAKGSPIDVLHGLIRRDGIQIRLPPGRGALAQLGRPPSTSTALSLLPPPPPAKKAKLKASGMASPWGKQDLSAAGIFWASDVEPSPLNLSSGPEPTRDIRCEFCGEFFENRKGLSSHARSHLRQMGVTEWYVNGSPIDTLREILKRRTQSRPGGHLHPPGPSPKALAKMVGSGGPGGSLEACSPSDLHISPLTKKLPPPPGSPLGHSPTASPPPTARKMFSGLAAPSLPKKLKPEQMRVEIKREMLPGALHGEPHPSEGPWGTPREDMAPLNLSSRAEPVRDIRCEFCGEFFENRKGLSSHARSHLRQMGVTEWSVNGSPIDTLREILKKKSKLCLIKKEPPAGDLAPALTEDGSPTAAPGAIHSPLPLSPLASRPGKPGAGPTQIPRELSLSPITGAKPSATSYLGPVATKRPLQEDRFLPAEVKAKTYIQTELPFKAKTLHEKTSHSSTEACCELCGLYFENRKALASHARAHLRQFGVTEWCVNGSPIETLSEWIKHRPQKVGAYRSYIQGGRPFTKKFRSAGHGRDSDKRAPLGLAPGALSLVGRSAGGEPGLEAGRAADSGERPLATSPPGAVKSEEHQRQNINKFERRQARPSDASAARGGEEANDLQQKLEEVRQPPPRVRPVPSLVPRPPQTSLVKFVGNIYTLKCRFCEVEFHGPLSIQEEWVRHLQRHILEMNFSKADPLPEEPRAPQAQTAAVEAP; encoded by the exons TGGCGAACTTCGACCCAGGCACCTTTAGTCTGATGCGATGTGACTTCTGTGGGGCTGGTTTTGATACTCGGGCTGGCCTCTCCAGCCATGCCCGGGCTCACCTGCGTGACTTTGGCATCACCAACTGGGAGCTTACCATCTCACCCATCAACATCCTGCAGGAGCTGCTGGCTACTTCAGCAGCTGAGTTGCCCCCAAGTCCCGTGGGCCATGAGCCTGGTGGGCCACCAGGAAGCTTCCTGACTTCAAGACGGCCATGCTTCCCGCTCACCGTGCCCTTCCCACCTACCTGGGCTGAGGACCCTGGGCCAGTCTACGGAGATG CCCAGAGCCTGACCACCTGTGAGGTCTGCGGTGCCTGCTTTGAAACACGAAAGGGCCTGTCCAGTCACGCACGTTCACACCTGCGCCAACTGGGGGTCGCAGAGTCAGAAAGCAGTGGTGCTCCCATCGACCTCCTCTACGAGCTGGTGAAGCAGAAGGGCCTGCCTGATGCTCCCCTTGGGCTGGCCCCTAGCCTGACCAAGAAGTCCAACTCACCCAAGGAGTTGGTTGCTGGAGCTGCCAGGCCTGGCCTGCTTTCCCTGGCCAAACCTCTGGATGCCCCTCCTGTCAACAAAGCCATCAAGTCACCTCCTGGCTTCTCAACCAAGGGCCTGGCCCACCCATCCAGCTCTCCACTCCTCAAGAAGGCCCCACTGACTCTGGCAGGATCTCCTACACCCAAGAATCCTGAGGACAAGAGCCCCCAGCTGTCCCTGAGTCCCCGGCCGACTTCCCCAAAGGCACAATGGCCCCAGTCTGAGGACGAGGGGCCTCTGAATCTCA CTTTAGATAGTGACGGGGGCAGAGAGCTGGACTGCCAGCTGTGTGGTGCCTGGTTTGAGACCCGCAAGGGCCTGTCCAGCCACGCCCGTGCCCACCTGCGCCACCTGGGCGTCAGCGACCCGGATGCCAAGGGATCCCCCATAGACGTGCTCCACGGGCTCATCAGGAGGGACGGCATCCAGATCCGCCTCCCACCGGGGCGGGGAGCCCTGGCCCAGCTGGGGCGGCCTCCTTCTACCTCCACGGCCCTCTCCTTGCTCCCTCCCCCACCGCCGGCCAAGAAGGCCAAGCTGAAGGCCTCGGGTATGGCCAGCCCCTGGGGGAAGCAGGACCTCTCGGCCGCCGGCATTTTCTGGGCCTCTGATGTGGAGCCATCTCCTCTCAACCTCT cttCAGGCCCTGAGCCAACAAGAGACATCCGCTGTGAGTTCTGTGGCGAGTTCTTCGAGAACCGAAAGGGCCTGTCTAGCCACGCACGCTCCCACCTGCGCCAGATGGGTGTGACTGAGTGGTATGTGAATGGCTCACCCATCGACACACTGCGGGAGATCCTGAAGAGACGGACCCAATCCAGGCCAGGTGGCCACCTCCACCCACCAGGGCCCAGCCCAAAAGCCCTGGCCAAAATGGTAGGCAGCGGAGGCCCTGGCGGCTCACTGGAAGCCTGCAGTCCTTCAGATCTTCACATCTCACCCTTGACCAAGAAGCTGCCGCCACCACCAGGCAGTCCTCTGGGCCACTCGCCaactgcttctcctcctcccacgGCCCGGAAAATGTTCTCAGGCCTTGCTGCCCCCTCCCTACCCAAGAAACTGAAGCCTGAACAAATGAGAGTGGAGATCAAGCGGGAGATGCTGCCAGGGGCCCTTCATGGGGAGCCACACCCATCTGAAGGTCCCTGGGGCACGCCTCGAGAAGACATGGCCCCCTTGAACCTGT CATCCCGGGCAGAGCCAGTGCGTGACATCCGCTGTGAGTTCTGTGGCGAGTTCTTCGAGAACCGAAAGGGCCTGTCCAGCCATGCACGCTCCCACCTGCGCCAGATGGGTGTGACTGAGTGGTCTGTCAATGGCTCACCCATCGACACACTGCGGGAGATCCTGAAGAAGAAGTCCAAGCTGTGCCTCATCAAGAAAGAGCCTCCAGCTGGAGACCTAGCTCCTGCCCTCACTGAAGATGGCTCCCCCACAGCAGCTCCTGGGGCTATTCATTCCCCACTGCCTCTGTCACCCCTGGCTAGCCGGCCGGGAAAACCAGGAGCTGGGCCAACCCAGATTCCCCGGGAGCTCAGCCTGTCGCCCATCACAGGAGCCAAGCCCTCAGCTACCAGCTACCTGGGCCCAGTGGCAACCAAGCGGCCCCTCCAGGAGGACCGCTTCCTCCCAGCAGAGGTCAAGGCCAAGACCTACATCCAGACTGAACTGCCCTTCAAGGCAAAGACTCTCCATGAGAAGACCTCCCACTCCT CCACCGAGGCCTGCTGTGAGCTCTGTGGCCTTTACTTTGAAAACCGCAAAGCCCTAGCCAGCCATGCGAGGGCGCACCTACGGCAGTTCGGTGTGACGGAGTGGTGTGTCAACGGCTCTCCCATCGAGACGCTGAGTGAGTGGATCAAACACCGGCCCCAGAAAGTGGGCGCCTACCGAAGCTACATCCAGGGTGGCCGCCCCTTTACCAAGAAGTTCCGCAGCGCTGGCCATGGCCGTGACAGTGACAAGCGGGCACCCTTGGGGCTGGCACCTGGGGCCCTGTCCCTGGTTGGCCGAAGTGCTGGGGGGGAACCAGGGCTGGAAGCTGGCAGGGCAGCTGACAGTGGTGAACGGCCTCTGGCAACCAGCCCACCTGGGGCCGTGAAGTCAGAAGAACACCAGCGGCAGAATATCAACA AATTTGAACGCCGACAAGCCCGCCCCTCAGATGCGTCAGCAGCTCGGGGTGGTGAGGAAGCCAATGACCTGCAACAGAAGCTGGAAGAGGTTCGGCAACCCCCACCCCGGGTCCGGCCAGTCCCCTCCCTGGTGCCTCGCCCTCCCCAAACGTCACTGGTCAAGTTTGTGGGCAACATCTACACCCTCAAGTGCAG GTTCTGTGAAGTGGAATTCCACGGCCCACTCTCCATCCAGGAAGAGTGGGTGCGGCATTTACAGCGGCACATTCTGGAGATGAACTTCTCCAAAGCAGACCCTCTGCCTGAGGAGCCCCGGGCCCCGCAGGCACAGACAGCAGCTGTAGAGGCTCCCTAA
- the Wiz gene encoding protein Wiz isoform X14, whose amino-acid sequence MEGLLAGGLAAPDRPRGPERLPGPAPREDIEGGAEAAEGEGDIFRSTHYLPNTKEGPRDILDGRSGISVANFDPGTFSLMRCDFCGAGFDTRAGLSSHARAHLRDFGITNWELTISPINILQELLATSAAELPPSPVGHEPGGPPGSFLTSRRPCFPLTVPFPPTWAEDPGPVYGDGLCSEENTMVAMDLGSPLLPKKSLPVSGTLEQVASRLSSKVAAEVPHGSKQELPDLKAQSLTTCEVCGACFETRKGLSSHARSHLRQLGVAESESSGAPIDLLYELVKQKGLPDAPLGLAPSLTKKSNSPKELVAGAARPGLLSLAKPLDAPPVNKAIKSPPGFSTKGLAHPSSSPLLKKAPLTLAGSPTPKNPEDKSPQLSLSPRPTSPKAQWPQSEDEGPLNLTSGPEPTRDIRCEFCGEFFENRKGLSSHARSHLRQMGVTEWYVNGSPIDTLREILKRRTQSRPGGHLHPPGPSPKALAKMVGSGGPGGSLEACSPSDLHISPLTKKLPPPPGSPLGHSPTASPPPTARKMFSGLAAPSLPKKLKPEQMRVEIKREMLPGALHGEPHPSEGPWGTPREDMAPLNLSSRAEPVRDIRCEFCGEFFENRKGLSSHARSHLRQMGVTEWSVNGSPIDTLREILKKKSKLCLIKKEPPAGDLAPALTEDGSPTAAPGAIHSPLPLSPLASRPGKPGAGPTQIPRELSLSPITGAKPSATSYLGPVATKRPLQEDRFLPAEVKAKTYIQTELPFKAKTLHEKTSHSSTEACCELCGLYFENRKALASHARAHLRQFGVTEWCVNGSPIETLSEWIKHRPQKVGAYRSYIQGGRPFTKKFRSAGHGRDSDKRAPLGLAPGALSLVGRSAGGEPGLEAGRAADSGERPLATSPPGAVKSEEHQRQNINKFERRQARPSDASAARGGEEANDLQQKLEEVRQPPPRVRPVPSLVPRPPQTSLVKFVGNIYTLKCRFCEVEFHGPLSIQEEWVRHLQRHILEMNFSKADPLPEEPRAPQAQTAAVEAP is encoded by the exons TGGCGAACTTCGACCCAGGCACCTTTAGTCTGATGCGATGTGACTTCTGTGGGGCTGGTTTTGATACTCGGGCTGGCCTCTCCAGCCATGCCCGGGCTCACCTGCGTGACTTTGGCATCACCAACTGGGAGCTTACCATCTCACCCATCAACATCCTGCAGGAGCTGCTGGCTACTTCAGCAGCTGAGTTGCCCCCAAGTCCCGTGGGCCATGAGCCTGGTGGGCCACCAGGAAGCTTCCTGACTTCAAGACGGCCATGCTTCCCGCTCACCGTGCCCTTCCCACCTACCTGGGCTGAGGACCCTGGGCCAGTCTACGGAGATG GCCTGTGTTCTGAGGAAAACACAATGGTGGCCATGGACTTGGGGTCTCCCTTACTCCCAAAGAAGAGCCTGCCTGTCTCTGGGACCCTGGAGCAGGTGGCCAGTCGGCTGAGCAGCAAAGTGGCCGCAGAGGTTCCTCATGGCAGCAAACAGGAGCTGCCAGACCTCAAGG CCCAGAGCCTGACCACCTGTGAGGTCTGCGGTGCCTGCTTTGAAACACGAAAGGGCCTGTCCAGTCACGCACGTTCACACCTGCGCCAACTGGGGGTCGCAGAGTCAGAAAGCAGTGGTGCTCCCATCGACCTCCTCTACGAGCTGGTGAAGCAGAAGGGCCTGCCTGATGCTCCCCTTGGGCTGGCCCCTAGCCTGACCAAGAAGTCCAACTCACCCAAGGAGTTGGTTGCTGGAGCTGCCAGGCCTGGCCTGCTTTCCCTGGCCAAACCTCTGGATGCCCCTCCTGTCAACAAAGCCATCAAGTCACCTCCTGGCTTCTCAACCAAGGGCCTGGCCCACCCATCCAGCTCTCCACTCCTCAAGAAGGCCCCACTGACTCTGGCAGGATCTCCTACACCCAAGAATCCTGAGGACAAGAGCCCCCAGCTGTCCCTGAGTCCCCGGCCGACTTCCCCAAAGGCACAATGGCCCCAGTCTGAGGACGAGGGGCCTCTGAATCTCA cttCAGGCCCTGAGCCAACAAGAGACATCCGCTGTGAGTTCTGTGGCGAGTTCTTCGAGAACCGAAAGGGCCTGTCTAGCCACGCACGCTCCCACCTGCGCCAGATGGGTGTGACTGAGTGGTATGTGAATGGCTCACCCATCGACACACTGCGGGAGATCCTGAAGAGACGGACCCAATCCAGGCCAGGTGGCCACCTCCACCCACCAGGGCCCAGCCCAAAAGCCCTGGCCAAAATGGTAGGCAGCGGAGGCCCTGGCGGCTCACTGGAAGCCTGCAGTCCTTCAGATCTTCACATCTCACCCTTGACCAAGAAGCTGCCGCCACCACCAGGCAGTCCTCTGGGCCACTCGCCaactgcttctcctcctcccacgGCCCGGAAAATGTTCTCAGGCCTTGCTGCCCCCTCCCTACCCAAGAAACTGAAGCCTGAACAAATGAGAGTGGAGATCAAGCGGGAGATGCTGCCAGGGGCCCTTCATGGGGAGCCACACCCATCTGAAGGTCCCTGGGGCACGCCTCGAGAAGACATGGCCCCCTTGAACCTGT CATCCCGGGCAGAGCCAGTGCGTGACATCCGCTGTGAGTTCTGTGGCGAGTTCTTCGAGAACCGAAAGGGCCTGTCCAGCCATGCACGCTCCCACCTGCGCCAGATGGGTGTGACTGAGTGGTCTGTCAATGGCTCACCCATCGACACACTGCGGGAGATCCTGAAGAAGAAGTCCAAGCTGTGCCTCATCAAGAAAGAGCCTCCAGCTGGAGACCTAGCTCCTGCCCTCACTGAAGATGGCTCCCCCACAGCAGCTCCTGGGGCTATTCATTCCCCACTGCCTCTGTCACCCCTGGCTAGCCGGCCGGGAAAACCAGGAGCTGGGCCAACCCAGATTCCCCGGGAGCTCAGCCTGTCGCCCATCACAGGAGCCAAGCCCTCAGCTACCAGCTACCTGGGCCCAGTGGCAACCAAGCGGCCCCTCCAGGAGGACCGCTTCCTCCCAGCAGAGGTCAAGGCCAAGACCTACATCCAGACTGAACTGCCCTTCAAGGCAAAGACTCTCCATGAGAAGACCTCCCACTCCT CCACCGAGGCCTGCTGTGAGCTCTGTGGCCTTTACTTTGAAAACCGCAAAGCCCTAGCCAGCCATGCGAGGGCGCACCTACGGCAGTTCGGTGTGACGGAGTGGTGTGTCAACGGCTCTCCCATCGAGACGCTGAGTGAGTGGATCAAACACCGGCCCCAGAAAGTGGGCGCCTACCGAAGCTACATCCAGGGTGGCCGCCCCTTTACCAAGAAGTTCCGCAGCGCTGGCCATGGCCGTGACAGTGACAAGCGGGCACCCTTGGGGCTGGCACCTGGGGCCCTGTCCCTGGTTGGCCGAAGTGCTGGGGGGGAACCAGGGCTGGAAGCTGGCAGGGCAGCTGACAGTGGTGAACGGCCTCTGGCAACCAGCCCACCTGGGGCCGTGAAGTCAGAAGAACACCAGCGGCAGAATATCAACA AATTTGAACGCCGACAAGCCCGCCCCTCAGATGCGTCAGCAGCTCGGGGTGGTGAGGAAGCCAATGACCTGCAACAGAAGCTGGAAGAGGTTCGGCAACCCCCACCCCGGGTCCGGCCAGTCCCCTCCCTGGTGCCTCGCCCTCCCCAAACGTCACTGGTCAAGTTTGTGGGCAACATCTACACCCTCAAGTGCAG GTTCTGTGAAGTGGAATTCCACGGCCCACTCTCCATCCAGGAAGAGTGGGTGCGGCATTTACAGCGGCACATTCTGGAGATGAACTTCTCCAAAGCAGACCCTCTGCCTGAGGAGCCCCGGGCCCCGCAGGCACAGACAGCAGCTGTAGAGGCTCCCTAA
- the Wiz gene encoding protein Wiz isoform X16, producing the protein MEGLLAGGLAAPDRPRGPERLPGPAPREDIEGGAEAAEGEGDIFRSTHYLPNTKEGPRDILDGRSGISVANFDPGTFSLMRCDFCGAGFDTRAGLSSHARAHLRDFGITNWELTISPINILQELLATSAAELPPSPVGHEPGGPPGSFLTSRRPCFPLTVPFPPTWAEDPGPVYGDAQSLTTCEVCGACFETRKGLSSHARSHLRQLGVAESESSGAPIDLLYELVKQKGLPDAPLGLAPSLTKKSNSPKELVAGAARPGLLSLAKPLDAPPVNKAIKSPPGFSTKGLAHPSSSPLLKKAPLTLAGSPTPKNPEDKSPQLSLSPRPTSPKAQWPQSEDEGPLNLTSGPEPTRDIRCEFCGEFFENRKGLSSHARSHLRQMGVTEWYVNGSPIDTLREILKRRTQSRPGGHLHPPGPSPKALAKMVGSGGPGGSLEACSPSDLHISPLTKKLPPPPGSPLGHSPTASPPPTARKMFSGLAAPSLPKKLKPEQMRVEIKREMLPGALHGEPHPSEGPWGTPREDMAPLNLSSRAEPVRDIRCEFCGEFFENRKGLSSHARSHLRQMGVTEWSVNGSPIDTLREILKKKSKLCLIKKEPPAGDLAPALTEDGSPTAAPGAIHSPLPLSPLASRPGKPGAGPTQIPRELSLSPITGAKPSATSYLGPVATKRPLQEDRFLPAEVKAKTYIQTELPFKAKTLHEKTSHSSTEACCELCGLYFENRKALASHARAHLRQFGVTEWCVNGSPIETLSEWIKHRPQKVGAYRSYIQGGRPFTKKFRSAGHGRDSDKRAPLGLAPGALSLVGRSAGGEPGLEAGRAADSGERPLATSPPGAVKSEEHQRQNINKFERRQARPSDASAARGGEEANDLQQKLEEVRQPPPRVRPVPSLVPRPPQTSLVKFVGNIYTLKCRFCEVEFHGPLSIQEEWVRHLQRHILEMNFSKADPLPEEPRAPQAQTAAVEAP; encoded by the exons TGGCGAACTTCGACCCAGGCACCTTTAGTCTGATGCGATGTGACTTCTGTGGGGCTGGTTTTGATACTCGGGCTGGCCTCTCCAGCCATGCCCGGGCTCACCTGCGTGACTTTGGCATCACCAACTGGGAGCTTACCATCTCACCCATCAACATCCTGCAGGAGCTGCTGGCTACTTCAGCAGCTGAGTTGCCCCCAAGTCCCGTGGGCCATGAGCCTGGTGGGCCACCAGGAAGCTTCCTGACTTCAAGACGGCCATGCTTCCCGCTCACCGTGCCCTTCCCACCTACCTGGGCTGAGGACCCTGGGCCAGTCTACGGAGATG CCCAGAGCCTGACCACCTGTGAGGTCTGCGGTGCCTGCTTTGAAACACGAAAGGGCCTGTCCAGTCACGCACGTTCACACCTGCGCCAACTGGGGGTCGCAGAGTCAGAAAGCAGTGGTGCTCCCATCGACCTCCTCTACGAGCTGGTGAAGCAGAAGGGCCTGCCTGATGCTCCCCTTGGGCTGGCCCCTAGCCTGACCAAGAAGTCCAACTCACCCAAGGAGTTGGTTGCTGGAGCTGCCAGGCCTGGCCTGCTTTCCCTGGCCAAACCTCTGGATGCCCCTCCTGTCAACAAAGCCATCAAGTCACCTCCTGGCTTCTCAACCAAGGGCCTGGCCCACCCATCCAGCTCTCCACTCCTCAAGAAGGCCCCACTGACTCTGGCAGGATCTCCTACACCCAAGAATCCTGAGGACAAGAGCCCCCAGCTGTCCCTGAGTCCCCGGCCGACTTCCCCAAAGGCACAATGGCCCCAGTCTGAGGACGAGGGGCCTCTGAATCTCA cttCAGGCCCTGAGCCAACAAGAGACATCCGCTGTGAGTTCTGTGGCGAGTTCTTCGAGAACCGAAAGGGCCTGTCTAGCCACGCACGCTCCCACCTGCGCCAGATGGGTGTGACTGAGTGGTATGTGAATGGCTCACCCATCGACACACTGCGGGAGATCCTGAAGAGACGGACCCAATCCAGGCCAGGTGGCCACCTCCACCCACCAGGGCCCAGCCCAAAAGCCCTGGCCAAAATGGTAGGCAGCGGAGGCCCTGGCGGCTCACTGGAAGCCTGCAGTCCTTCAGATCTTCACATCTCACCCTTGACCAAGAAGCTGCCGCCACCACCAGGCAGTCCTCTGGGCCACTCGCCaactgcttctcctcctcccacgGCCCGGAAAATGTTCTCAGGCCTTGCTGCCCCCTCCCTACCCAAGAAACTGAAGCCTGAACAAATGAGAGTGGAGATCAAGCGGGAGATGCTGCCAGGGGCCCTTCATGGGGAGCCACACCCATCTGAAGGTCCCTGGGGCACGCCTCGAGAAGACATGGCCCCCTTGAACCTGT CATCCCGGGCAGAGCCAGTGCGTGACATCCGCTGTGAGTTCTGTGGCGAGTTCTTCGAGAACCGAAAGGGCCTGTCCAGCCATGCACGCTCCCACCTGCGCCAGATGGGTGTGACTGAGTGGTCTGTCAATGGCTCACCCATCGACACACTGCGGGAGATCCTGAAGAAGAAGTCCAAGCTGTGCCTCATCAAGAAAGAGCCTCCAGCTGGAGACCTAGCTCCTGCCCTCACTGAAGATGGCTCCCCCACAGCAGCTCCTGGGGCTATTCATTCCCCACTGCCTCTGTCACCCCTGGCTAGCCGGCCGGGAAAACCAGGAGCTGGGCCAACCCAGATTCCCCGGGAGCTCAGCCTGTCGCCCATCACAGGAGCCAAGCCCTCAGCTACCAGCTACCTGGGCCCAGTGGCAACCAAGCGGCCCCTCCAGGAGGACCGCTTCCTCCCAGCAGAGGTCAAGGCCAAGACCTACATCCAGACTGAACTGCCCTTCAAGGCAAAGACTCTCCATGAGAAGACCTCCCACTCCT CCACCGAGGCCTGCTGTGAGCTCTGTGGCCTTTACTTTGAAAACCGCAAAGCCCTAGCCAGCCATGCGAGGGCGCACCTACGGCAGTTCGGTGTGACGGAGTGGTGTGTCAACGGCTCTCCCATCGAGACGCTGAGTGAGTGGATCAAACACCGGCCCCAGAAAGTGGGCGCCTACCGAAGCTACATCCAGGGTGGCCGCCCCTTTACCAAGAAGTTCCGCAGCGCTGGCCATGGCCGTGACAGTGACAAGCGGGCACCCTTGGGGCTGGCACCTGGGGCCCTGTCCCTGGTTGGCCGAAGTGCTGGGGGGGAACCAGGGCTGGAAGCTGGCAGGGCAGCTGACAGTGGTGAACGGCCTCTGGCAACCAGCCCACCTGGGGCCGTGAAGTCAGAAGAACACCAGCGGCAGAATATCAACA AATTTGAACGCCGACAAGCCCGCCCCTCAGATGCGTCAGCAGCTCGGGGTGGTGAGGAAGCCAATGACCTGCAACAGAAGCTGGAAGAGGTTCGGCAACCCCCACCCCGGGTCCGGCCAGTCCCCTCCCTGGTGCCTCGCCCTCCCCAAACGTCACTGGTCAAGTTTGTGGGCAACATCTACACCCTCAAGTGCAG GTTCTGTGAAGTGGAATTCCACGGCCCACTCTCCATCCAGGAAGAGTGGGTGCGGCATTTACAGCGGCACATTCTGGAGATGAACTTCTCCAAAGCAGACCCTCTGCCTGAGGAGCCCCGGGCCCCGCAGGCACAGACAGCAGCTGTAGAGGCTCCCTAA